GTCCAGGGGCACGCGCCAGAGAACCAGACCGACGGCCACCGCCAAGAGCGACAGAACATGCCAGCTGGCGCGGATGATCCCAGCATGGGAGCGCGGGATCGGCAATCCGTCCCGCCATCGTCGGAAGATCAGCCGTTCACCTAAAATGGAGTGGATGCAGGCCAGCGCGCAACATAGCGCCCCCGCAATAAACAGCCACGGCGACATAACGGTCACCGCCACAAAAGCCTAGAGGCCGGGGAGCTTTGCCGTTGGCGGACGGCGCGTAACGGTCACTTCGCCGCCACCCGTGACGCGTTCGATCGATTCCAGACGACGACGTTCGCCTTCGGAATCGAGCGGGACCGGCTTGCCATCGGCATCATATTGGCGGCCATCGCGCCAGAACAGAATGCGGCTGGTCAGCCCGTCCGACTTGCGTTCGACACTGTTCTGGCCATCGATCTTCAGCCGCACTTCCGGGTCGGCACGCCCTGCCCCAGCCCGCGTCAGGAACACGATTTCGGCCTGGGTCGGCTCGGTCGGGTCGATCTCGCCGATCAGAGCCTCACGCGCGCTACGCTGTGAGTAGTTGTCGTCGAGATTGCTTTCGCCCGGTGACGGCGGGCGCAGATTATATTCCGGCGGCACAACGAGCGGCGCATTGGTCAAGATGTTGAACTCGTTCGGCGCGTCCTTGCGCAGACCCAGAGCCTGACCCGCCGAGGCACAGCCCGTAAGAGCCAGCATGGCGACACCAGCTGAGAGAAGTGCGAATTTGGAAGTGAGTGCCATGAGACAGTTCCGTTCA
This genomic window from Algimonas porphyrae contains:
- a CDS encoding DUF3035 domain-containing protein, giving the protein MALTSKFALLSAGVAMLALTGCASAGQALGLRKDAPNEFNILTNAPLVVPPEYNLRPPSPGESNLDDNYSQRSAREALIGEIDPTEPTQAEIVFLTRAGAGRADPEVRLKIDGQNSVERKSDGLTSRILFWRDGRQYDADGKPVPLDSEGERRRLESIERVTGGGEVTVTRRPPTAKLPGL